One segment of Fibrobacter sp. DNA contains the following:
- a CDS encoding DUF5011 domain-containing protein, with amino-acid sequence MRKKTGLLLALLSLLAVMSCTDVPFDHPLDAQGSNFIGKNNPDLLLDEDGNGIPYFLEDDDGDGIPNYKDPDNDTIKPVITLTGEMTVYIKVKDPEKKVELYSNIKSGYCSAVDDIDGDITSEIKITHNISVFIPGTYQMTYTVSDRAFNAADPVIRTFVVVPESVVDTSGPVISLNGLPEVTIYQGTEYNERGAEAYDIGDGQPCAVTTSGEVNTAVIGRYEITYTAVDSKGNVSSIKRTVVVQAVHEEDNIPPVITLNPPDSVFLELGQAFVDPGATAIDNKDENITNKIQVTNPVKVDSAAVYWVIYTVTDEAGNFTSKRRYVKVGGGGDFTPPDLTLIGEDSMAIAVGADFVDPGYTAVDDVDGIITNQVTKDPPTINTSVEGLHIITYTVSDAAGNVTQRTRKVMVSSTITLDQVPPVIKLLGDNPDTVTVGKSWTDPGCTATDNMDGTITYNVKKEGEVNTQVVGEYTITYSVSDKAGNKTVVTRTVIVTAVVSLFQKYGVPSPDPLPAVGNAQYKNHTIEGDADPDMLYTVTSFTFNWDPGQNKIYSFAFNYGVSPYYKNFEPEHNFNSPKPKFTLEDSEVDGLDGEYYIVMQDENCIWVRTDGSFAIIWEP; translated from the coding sequence ATGCGAAAGAAAACTGGATTATTGCTGGCTCTCTTATCTCTGTTAGCGGTGATGAGTTGTACCGATGTTCCATTCGATCATCCCCTGGATGCTCAAGGGAGTAATTTCATAGGAAAGAATAACCCGGATTTGCTCCTAGATGAAGATGGGAATGGAATACCATATTTTCTCGAAGATGATGACGGGGATGGGATACCAAATTATAAAGACCCGGATAATGACACTATAAAACCGGTGATTACCCTGACTGGTGAAATGACAGTCTATATCAAAGTCAAAGATCCTGAAAAAAAGGTGGAGCTCTATTCCAATATCAAATCCGGCTACTGCAGCGCGGTTGATGATATAGATGGAGATATCACCAGTGAGATTAAAATCACCCATAATATTTCAGTTTTTATTCCGGGGACATATCAGATGACTTACACAGTCTCGGACAGGGCATTCAATGCTGCTGACCCGGTAATCCGTACTTTTGTGGTAGTCCCTGAATCAGTAGTAGATACTTCCGGCCCGGTGATCAGTCTTAACGGCCTTCCCGAAGTAACAATTTACCAGGGAACGGAATATAATGAACGCGGAGCAGAAGCTTATGATATCGGTGATGGCCAGCCTTGCGCAGTTACAACAAGTGGAGAAGTAAATACTGCTGTTATTGGAAGGTATGAAATAACATACACTGCAGTGGACTCTAAAGGCAATGTTTCTTCTATAAAGCGTACTGTAGTTGTGCAAGCGGTACATGAAGAAGACAATATTCCGCCAGTTATTACTCTCAATCCACCGGACTCCGTTTTCCTAGAATTGGGTCAAGCATTCGTTGATCCGGGAGCCACAGCAATAGACAACAAAGACGAAAATATTACCAACAAAATCCAGGTAACCAATCCGGTCAAAGTCGACAGTGCTGCAGTTTACTGGGTGATTTACACTGTAACTGATGAGGCCGGTAACTTCACATCAAAACGCAGATACGTAAAGGTGGGTGGTGGAGGCGATTTCACTCCACCGGATCTTACTCTGATTGGTGAAGACTCTATGGCCATAGCAGTTGGAGCAGATTTTGTTGATCCTGGGTATACAGCCGTTGATGATGTTGATGGGATAATCACCAATCAGGTTACCAAAGATCCTCCTACAATCAATACAAGTGTCGAGGGACTACACATTATTACATACACGGTATCTGATGCTGCGGGTAATGTCACACAAAGAACAAGGAAAGTGATGGTTTCCAGCACAATCACTCTTGATCAGGTACCCCCTGTGATAAAACTCCTGGGCGATAATCCGGATACGGTAACAGTTGGAAAGAGTTGGACAGACCCTGGCTGTACTGCTACCGATAACATGGATGGGACAATTACCTATAATGTCAAGAAAGAGGGTGAAGTCAATACCCAGGTAGTGGGAGAATACACAATAACTTACTCTGTCAGCGACAAAGCTGGAAATAAGACTGTAGTAACCAGAACAGTTATTGTAACGGCGGTTGTCAGCCTTTTCCAGAAATACGGTGTCCCATCTCCAGACCCTCTTCCGGCCGTTGGTAATGCCCAGTATAAGAACCACACTATCGAGGGTGATGCTGATCCCGATATGCTTTATACTGTTACCTCATTTACTTTCAACTGGGATCCAGGACAGAACAAAATTTACAGTTTTGCATTTAATTACGGTGTTTCTCCATACTACAAGAACTTCGAACCTGAACACAATTTCAATTCTCCAAAGCCCAAATTCACACTTGAGGACTCAGAGGTGGATGGTCTTGATGGAGAATACTATATCGTAATGCAGGATGAAAACTGTATCTGGGTAAGAACAGACGGCAGCTTCGCCATAATCTGGGAGCCATAA